The genomic DNA ATTGCGCGCGCCATACACCACCGGCTGTAGTGGCATCGCGCCCAAAAAGCGGACGTCTTTGATGCGTTAGGGCATAATGTCCTAATGGGCGGTCTGCATGCAGGAGCACGCGATGCGCCACCCTGGGCCGGAGCAGTGCGACGCGCCTACTTACTAGATGTAGAACCGATCGTGCAGGTGCAGAGATGGCTGAGACCCAAATCGAGTGGACGGACTCCACATGGAATCCTGTTGCGGGCTGCTCAATAATTAGTGATGGGTGCAAAAACTGTTACGCCATGGAAATGGCCAAGCGCCTAGAAGCGATGCGCGTTGAAAAATATGCTGGACTTACTAGAAAGTCTGGCAAGCGCACAGTCTGGAACGGTGTAATACGCGAAGACGAAAAATCATTAGCCATTCCTTACAGCTGGAAAAAGCCGCGGAAAATTTTTGTCAACTCGATGAGCGACCTATTCCACGACGACGTAAGCGATGAGTTTATCCTTAAAGTCTGGAATGTCATGCGCGAAACACCGCGCCACAGCTATCAAATTTTGACAAAGCGCCCTGAGCGCATGAAGAACATATTGCAGAGCAAGATCAAAGACATTCTACCCAACGTTTGGATAGGCACCAGTGTTGAAAACGCCGATGTCCTAGATAGAATTGATAGTCTTCGCGACATACCTGCAAGCATTCGATTCATTTCGTTCGAGCCGCTCATAAACTCAGTAGCCGGCGTCAATCTTAAAAACATCGACTGGGCAATCGTTGGCGGTGAAAGCGGACGATCCGCACGACCAATAAAAGAAGAGTGGATTGACGAAATTTACGAACAATGCTTGATCAGCGAAACCGCATTTTTCTTCAAGCAATGGGGCGCTTGGGGAAAAGACAATAAGAAAAGATCTAAAAAAGATAATGGCAGAGAGTACCGTGGTCGTACCTGGGACGAAATGCCTATCACAATCCTAGGCGAGCTGGGGCAGGCTTCAATCTGATAGGGAATTCTAGATCGAATGGCTGGAAAACTGTATGAATGGCTCTCTGGAGCTGTTTTAGATGATCATTCACGCCGAAAACACAAAATACTTAGAGAGTATTTCTTTCAGTATTTAACCGTGAGATGCCAACTTCCTCAGCAGTCACGATTTAAACTAGCGGTAATTGATGGGTTCTCTGGTGGCGGTCGGTACCAGTGCGGAGCAGCTGGGTCGCCAGTCATTTTCATTGAAGAGTTGAAGAGAGCTCTGCGCCATATAAATATCAACCGTGGATCACAGGGGCTTGGACTGGTAACTATTGAGTGTTTTTTGATACTCAATGATGCAGACAAAAATGTCACTGCATTCCTACAGGAAAATCTAGCACCTATAATCGCCGAGGCCAAAGATACAGAATCTAGACTTATCCTAAATACCGTATTTTTCAGCGAGCCATTCGAACAGCTTTATCCAAAAGTCAAAGAACTCCTATCAAAATATCGCTGCCGAAACGTTCTTTTCAATTTAGATCAGTGCGGCCATAGCCATGTCGATAGAAAAACGATCCTCGACATAACTCGATCAAACCCATCGGCCGAAATTTTCTATACCTTTGCGATCGAAGCGCTGGTTTCATATCTAAAAAAATCAGACCCCACAATGCTAATAAGCCAGCTAGCCCCAATTGGTTTAAGGGAAGACGACATTAGAAATCTCGAAAACCATCTAACCAAAAAAAGTTGGCTTGGTGCGGCGGAGCGACTAGTATTCCAGGCATTCAAAGAGTGTGCTCCTTATGTAAGCCCCTTCTCCATCAATAATCCGTCAGGCTGGAGATACTGGCTAATTCACTTCGCCAACTCTTACAAAGCCCGCCAAGTCTACAATAACATTCTGCACGACAATAGTAGCTCTCAAGCCCACTTTGGTAGATCGGGCCTGAACATGCTCTCTTATGACCCAGCGGAAGATGGCTCACTTTACTTATTCGGCGAGTCAGATCGAGAAAATGCTCGAAATGAACTCCAAGAAGATATCCCTCGGATCATATCTGAATCGGGTGATGCCGTGTCTGTTAGCGATTTCTATGCAAGTATCTACAACGAGACGCCTGCTCATACCGACGATGTACATGCTGCTATCATCCAAAGCCCCGAAATTGAGGTTATCACTCCTGGGGGCGGCACCCGAAGAAAGCCGAATACAATCACGGTAAATGACACTTTGAAATTCAAGAGCCAAAGAACATTCTTCCACATGCTGTAAAACAGCTTAGCCGGCATAAGCTCCCACTTATGCCGGCTTCTCAACAAACCTGAATCTGACCACCTCCCCGCCGACCCACTCACTGACTTACAATATTCGATTTTTAATCGATAGTAATTCTTTATAAATCAAAATTTCCGTAGCTTCCGCGATTGATCCGAAGGCGCTATCGTAGTTACGCGAAAGTTGGTCGCAAAAATCACGACACCAGCTTGCTTCTCCAACTCGACAAGCAGCGTTGAGCGTATGGCGTCGACCTCGTTATCAATGCCTGGGTAACCAACGACAAGCGTTTACCCAACAACGCATCGGCCTCGCTCAGGAACAACACGGCGTCTTCGGCACATACCGACTCGAATAGCTGGGCGATGTTCTTTGAGGTGCCCCCACAAACTTGCTTTCAAGGTCGGCAATTCTCGCGCTGATAAGCCGGTTACCGATGCTTCCGGAAAACGCTTCGGCGGTCAGCGTCTTGCCAGTATCTGGAGCGCCATGAAAGTTGAGGATAGTACCGCTGCCACACGGATCAACCTCAGCGAAACTCCAGATAACATAAATGGTGTGATGGTGACAAATTTTCACCAATGCCTTGTCAAGCTGCTGCTTGACTGCAGGTAAAGGTACAGCCTTGGTCATTAGACACCTCTCTGGGGCGAGCATTCTCGCCTAAATGGGTGTCCGGAGTTAGTAGACCACTACAAATAAACCAAACATTCGGACCATTGTAAGCCATACAAAAAAGAATGACGAACACGAACTATGCTATTTGTCGCACCCGAATCAGTGAAGCCAAGGTAGTCTCAAAATTCTCTGTTTGCACCACATCTAGCGGTATACGCCCTCTCAGCCTATCGTGTGGCTCACTGAGCAGACGGTAGACTTCCCAGGCTTCGAGTTGAGGCAACGACTTGAAGATTGCCAGAACCAGCTTATGCTTCACCGGATCCAACTGCCAGTCTGGAATACGCTGGCCCCGATTCCCCAAGCTAAGTGACAGCAGACGTCGTGCCTTGATATCACGGTTGATTTGATCTCGCGATTTTCCAGCCAGCCGTGCAAAAGAGAGAAGAGGTAAATTGGTCGCTGCTTCGTAGATTTCAAGCATCTCCGCACGCTCTCTTTGGATATCAGAAACCAGCCGGACGGCAGACACTTCCGACGCGCCGAATCGATCCGCTAAAGCCTTACTACCTTCAACGTCTAACGAACTCATTTCTGGTTTCATGCCACTGCGTACGGGAGGGAGAAGTAAACTCTGTAGCCCGAACGACAGCTGCGATACCCCCTCCAAGCGAATAGTTAACGGTGAGGCTGCCGCCTTGGTATGTCCTTGCACCCAGAGATCTAATCGGTTGGCCCAGTCTTGCATCATCGTACGGCGTTGCTCAACGTATTCCGCATGGTTGTACGCTGAACTCACCTTGTCCGGATCAGCATGTGACAGCTGCGCATCGATCCAGATCTTCGGGTAACCGATCTCGTTGAGTGCCGTTGAGATCGTCGCCCTCACGCCGTGCCCCGTGAGCCGGTCAGCAAAGCCCATACGTCGCAACGCACTGTTCAGGGTGTTCTCGCTGATGCGCTTGCTCAGATCGCTTCGATGGGTGAGCAAATGCCGTTGAGCGGGCACCACCTGATCGAGCAACAGGCGCACGACTTCGGCCGCCTGGATAGACAGCGGAACGATATAGGGCGGCACCTTGGCGGTTTGGCGGCGCGTGTTGCGCATCTTGAGCTGGAGCTGCTTGACCACTTCCGGCGGGATGATCCAAAGCCTACGCTCCAGGTCGAACTGGTCAGGGGTCGCCAGACGCAACTCACCAGTACGCACGCCGGTCAACAGCAACAAGCGGATACCGAGTTGCGTCTGCTGCGAGCCGCGGAACGCACGCAGCTTACCCAGGAAGTGCGGAAGCTCCTCCATGCGCAGGAAGGGATTGTGCTCCACCGGCGGCTTGGGCACCGCCACCACATCGAGATCTGCGGCAGGATTGTGTTCAAGGCCCGCTATGCGTACCAGTGCGTAGCGGAACAACTGATTGAGCCAGGTCCGGCACTTCTCCGCAGTCGTGAAGGCTTTCCTGCATTCGATACGGCTGAGCAGATCCATGAGTACATGCCGATTGATCTCATGGATCGACTGCTCGCCGATGTAGGGCTGAATGTCTTTGGCAAAAATGCGCAGTATCTGCGACAGCGTGCTCTGTCGCCCTTCTTTGAGACTCAACCTGCGAAAGGCAATCCACTGCTCGAACACCGCATCGAAGGTCTGATCATTGGCAAGGCGCAGGGCCACACGCTGCTGCTTGCGTTGTTCACAGGGATTGAATCCCTGAGCAATCAGCGCTCGTGCCTCATCTCGCCGCTCCCGCGCGTCACGCAACCCCACCTGCGGGTAACTGCCGAAGGACATGCGCTTCTGCCGACCTTCCCAGTAATAACGGAAATGCCAGATTTTGCTGCCCTGGGCAGTGACGTTGAGGAACAAGCCATCACTGTCTGCGAGCGTGTACTCCTTGGCAGTGACTCGAGCATGCCGAATCGCCATTTCCGTGAGTGCCATGGTGACCTCCTGAACCTGTCAGAGGCCAAATGCTCGTCTCGTTACCTACCCTGCTCCACCGGAAAACCGAATGAGCCGATTTCCAATTCTGGACTCATTTCTGGACTCATTTTGTCCGGCTACCCCCGGTTTTCGGTGGTTTTCGCTGGAACGAAAAAAGGGCCTTTCGGCCCTTTTTCAACGACTTACAGACTTCCATGGAACTCTGTAGATCTATAACTGGAGCGGGAAACGAGACTCGAACTCGCGACCCCGACCTTGGCAAGGTCGTGCTCTACCAACTGAGCTATTCCCGCGTCGTGATGGGTGCCATTCTAGCGATATCTAAAACGGCGTCAACCCCTTGATTCAAAAAAGTTTTATTTTTGTTCCGAACCTTCACGCAGGTGCGGCCAGGCGGCCAGCAGGTAATGGGCCATGGACCATAGCGTCAGCGCAGCGGCAACCAGCAGCAACCCGTAGCCCAAGATCACCCAGAAGGTCACCAGCGGCGGGTTGGCCAGCAGGATGACCAGCGCCAGCATTTGCGCTGCGGTTTTCCACTTGCCGAGGTTGGACACCGCCACATGCGCCCGCGCCCCCAGCTCAGCCATCCACTCGCGCAGGGCCGAAACGACGATTTCGCGGCCGATGATCACGGCGGCCGGCAGGGTCAGCCAGAAGTTGGCGTGCACCTGCACCAGCAGCACCAGGGCTACGGCGACCATCAGCTTGTCGGCCACAGGGTCGAGGAACGCGCCGAACGGCGTGCTCTGCTGCAGGCGACGGGCCAGATAGCCGTCCAGCCAATCGGTGGCGGCGGCGATGGCAAACACCGTGCTGGCGGCCATATAGCTCCAGTGATAGGGCATATAGAACAGCAAGATGAAGATCGGAATGAGCAGGACGCGTAGAACGGTGAGCAGATTTGGAATATTCATCGGTACGACTGGCTGCGGGTTGAGCCCGGCATTCTACTCGCTATGCAGGCTGGCATAAATCGACTCGGCAAGCTTTTTACTGATGCCGGGGGCTTTGGCGATTTCATCGATACTGGCGCGGTTGAGCTCCTGCAGGCCGCCGAAATGTTTCAGCAGGTCGCGACGGCGCTTGGGCCCTACCCCGGCAACGTCTTCCAGACTGGACACTCGGCGGGCCTTGCCGCGGCGGGCGCGGTGGCCGGTGATGGCAAAACGGTGGGCTTCGTCGCGGATCTGCTGGATCAGGTGCAGCGCCGGGTTGTCGCCCTTGAGGGTGAACTCGTGAGCCACGTCATTCAGGTAAAGGGTCTCGAAACCGGCCTTGCGGGTCACGCCCTTGGCCACACCGAGCAGGGTCAGGTCGGTGAAGGCCAGCTCCTGCATCACTTCGCGAGCCATGTTCAGCTGGCCCTTGCCGCCGTCCACCAGCAGCACGTCAGGCAATTTGCCCTCGCCGTCCTTGATACGCCCGTAGCGGCGCGTCAGGGCCTGGTGCATGGCCGCGTAGTCGTCGCCAGCGGTCACGCCTTCGATGTTGAAGCGACGGTAATCGGACTTGAGCGGGCCTTCAGGGCCGAATACCACGCAACTGGCTACCGTGGCCTCGCCGCTGGAGTGGCTGATGTCGTAGCACTCCAGGCGCTGGGGCACTTCGTCCAGGCCCAGCACCTCGGCCAGGGCCTCGAACCGCGCAGCCATGTGCTGGCGGTTGGCCAGGCGGGCATTGAGCGCCTGTTCGGCGTTGGTCACCGCCAGTTGCTGCCAACGGGCGCGGGTGCCGCGCACGCGGTGGCTGATGGTCAGCTCCCGGCCGCGCAGGGTTTGCAGCGCCTCGCTGATGGCAGCGAAGTCCTCGTGCACAACGTTGACGATCAACTCGCCCGGCAATTCGCGCTCGGCATTGCCCAGGTAGTACTGGGACAGGAAGGCGGCCATCACTTCGGCCACCTCTTCTTCAATACCTACCTGCGGGAAGAAGTTCTTGCTGCCCAGCACCCGCCCACCGCGCACGCTGATCAGGTGCACGCAGGCGCCACCGGGGTTGACGAAAGCGGCGACCACATCCACATCACCAGACCCGCCTTCCATGTATTGCTGGTCCTGAACCCGGCGCAGCAAGGCGATCTGGTCGCGCAGTTCGGCTGCCTTCTCGAAGTTCAGGGCCATCGCGGCCTTTTCCATCTCGGCATTGAGCTCATTGCCCAGTTGCTGGCTGCGGCCCTCGAGGAACATCACCGAATGGCGCACGTCCTCGGCATATTCCTCTGCGTCGACCAGCCCCACACACGGCCCCTTGCAGCGCTTGATCTGGTACTGCAGGCACGGGCGGGTACGGTTGGCGTAGTAGCTGTCCTCGCATTGGCGCACCGAGAAGGCTTTTTGCAGCAAGCTGAGGCTTTCGCGGATGGCTCCGGCGCTGGGGTATGGCCCAAAGTAGCGCCCCTTGGCTTTTTTCGCGCCACGGTGAATCCCCAGCCGTGGGAATTGGCCGTCGGACAGAAACACGTACGGGTAGGATTTATCGTCGCGCAGCAGAATGTTGTACGGCGGCCGCCACTGCTTGATGAGGTTCTGCTCGAGCAGCAGCGCCTCGGTCTCATTGGCGGTGATGGTGGTTTCGACCTGGGCGATGCGCCCCACCAGCGCAGCGGTTTTAGGCGCCAGGCCAGTCTTGCGGAAATAGCTGGCCAAACGCTTCTTGAGGTTCTTGGCCTTGCCCACATAGAGCAGCCGAGTCTCGCTATCGAACATCCGGTAGACGCCCGGGCGAGCGCTACAGGTCGCCAGGAACGCGCTGGCATCAAAGACTTGGGACATGAGGTTCAGAGGCTTGCGTCGACCATACCGTGGCGAACGGCCAGCAAGGTCAGTTCGACGTCGCTGGTGACCGAGAGTTTTTCAAAGATCCGATACCGGTAAGTATTGACGGTCTTGGGCGACAGGCACAACTTGTCCGAGATGAGCTGAACCTTCTGACAACCGACGATCATAAGGGCGATCTGGATTTCCCGCTCCGACAGGGCGTCGAACGGCGAACCTTGCGGCTGGAACGACTTGAGCGCCAGTTGCTGGGCAATTTGCGGGCTGATATAACGCTGCCCGGCAAACGCCAGACGGATGGCCTGGACCATCTCGTCCAGCCCCGCGCCTTTGGTCAGGTAGCCGGCTGCCCCGGCTTGCATCAGGCGCGTGGGGAACGGGTCTTCTTCACACACGGTCACGGCCACCACCTTGGTGTCAGGGTGGCTGCGCAACAATTTGCGGGTAGCCTCAAGGCCACCAATGCCAGGCATCTTGACGTCCATCAGCACGACATCCGGCTTGAGCTCCCGGACCAGCTTGAGCGCCGACTCGCCCGAGTCCGCCTCCCCCACTACCTGCAAGCCGTCGATGTCGGCCAGCATGCGTGTAATACCGGTTCGCACCAGATCGTGGTCATCGACCACTAGGACCCTAATCAAGCAGACACCTCGTCAACAGGGCGATTGGATCCCGCCACCTTAACAAAATTTTTCAAGACGGGCCTAGCGCAAAACTTCCTTAGGAAATGTCCTACGCTCACGCCACTGTGGCCGCATCGCATCACTTCGGCCTCCATCGCCCATCAGGCGCTCCAGCAAATGCGCAAACGCCGCTTTGTCGTCGGCCGCCAGGCGCCTGAACGCAGCCACTAAACCGGTTTCATCCGCCGTCAGGCTTTCCAGCGGCGCCGGGGTGCGCACACCGCTGAGCACATAGAGCGCGTCGACTCCTCTAGCCGCCAGGGCAGCCAGGTAATCGACCCTCGGTGTGCGTTCGCCACTCTCATATTTGCCCTGGGCATTGGGTTCGACGCCGCCGATATCACCAAACACCCGCTGGGTCATCCCCAGCCGTTCACGCTCTTCCCTAAGACGCGGACCGAGCCCATTCATACTGATGTTTCTCCTGCTTCCCTAGCCATCGTCGGATACTGCTCACAACCCTGTGGGCTCTTGCAGACTGCTCGGTCACTATGCCCATCGCACGCGGGGGTCGCAAGCCAGTATTGAGCCAGCACCTAGGGCCGCAAGCTTGATCTGCAAAGATCAGCCGATCACCTTCTGCATACGCACAAAACACTCATCCTCGCCCATTTCGACAAACCCCTGGCGCCGGTACAGCCGCCGCGCCGGGTTGCTCTTGAACACCATCAAGCGCAGCAACGGCAGCCTCTGTTGCGCCGCCTTGGCGACCAGCGCTTGCAGTACCCAACTGCCAACCCCTTGCCCGCGATGCTCAGGCAGCAGGTGCAGCTCGCGAATGAACAATGCCTGGCGGTCCTTGCTGAGGCTGCAGAAGCCCAGCACGCGGTCCCCGTCTACGACCAGCCACTGCTCCCGCCAATCCCAGGCCTGATCGAACGCTTCTTCGATCCACAACAGATCGAACTCCCGGTAGTACGCCAGCATGGCCCGACGCGTGAGGTCACGGGCGAAGGTGCGGTGGGCATCGGTGGCAGGTATCAACTCAATGGGCATCACACACCGCCCAGGTGCATAACCAACGGTGGCCGGGCAGCTCGCGCTTACAGCGGGTCATGGGGCTCTCCTGCATTGGCCTGTCGCCTGAAGCCTAGGTAATTCAGTGGCCGAGGTCACGCCCCATTGCTGCCTCAGCCCGGGATTTTCAGCCCCCGCTGAACAGCTGGGCGCTCAAGGAAGCTGGCCAGCACGCGCTGCACGTTATTGAACTCATCGAAGCCGACCAGCTCACCTGCGTTATAGCGTTCCACCAGGTTACGCACCCAAGGGAAGATGGCGATATCGGCGATGCTGTACTCATCGACCATCCACTGCCGCCCTTGCAGGTGCCGGTCCAGCACGCCGAGCAGGCGCTTGGATTCATTGACGTAGCGGTCGCGTGGGCGCTTGTCTTCGTATTCCTTGCCAGCGAAGAAGTGGAAGAACCCGACCTGGCCGAACATCGGCCCGATGCCGCCCATCTGGAACATCAGCCACTGCAGCGTCTGGTAGCGGGTCGCCGGGTCATGGCTGAGCAGTTGCCCGCTCTTTTCCGCCAGGTACTGCAGGATCGCGCCCGACTCGAACAACGGCAAAGGCTGGCCGCCAGGGCCATCGGGGTCGAGGATCGCCGGGATCTTGTTGTTGGCGCTGAGCGAGATGAATTCAGGGCTCAGCTGATCGTCGGTTTCGAAGCTGACCTTGTGCGGCTCGTACGCCAGGCCGATCTCCTCCAGCATGATCGATACCTTGACGCCATTGGGCGTAGGCAGCGAGTACAGTTGCAGGCGCTCGGGGTGTTGCGCAGGCCATTTGCGGGTAACGGGAAATGCGCTGAGATCGGTCATGGTCAACCTGTGCCAGGGGAATGGACCTGTCACTTTAGTAACATCATGGGCGGCTGACCATCACCTGCCGTTGTCAGCTCACCTGGGCATGGGCCTTGAGCTTGAGCTTGTCGGTATCCACACGGACGAACACCGAATCGGCGCAGACGGTCAGCACATCCCCCGCCCAGACCTCGCAGATTACCCGTGTCTTGCGCCCGACTTCGCCTTCCACACGCGCCTTGAGCAGCAGCTCGACACCCATGGGTGTCGGCTTGAGGTAGTTCAGGCCCAGGCTGCCGGTGACACAATCGATACGCGGCAGGCTGCCAGGGGTTCGCCCTTCGGCCCGGTAGTGGTAAGCCATGGCAGTCCAGTTGGAGTGGCAATCGACCAGCATCGCCAGCAGGCCGCCGTAGACCAGCCCCGGCCAGCCGGTGAAGGTGGTGTCGGGCGTGTGGCGGCACAGCAGATGGATACCGTCGGCGTCCCAATGGCTCTGCACATGCAGACCGCTGGGGTGGGCAACGCCGCAGCCGTAGCAAATGCCGTCGGGTGCGGCCAGTGCCTGCAGGGAGAGAGCTTGTTCGTTCATACGCTTCCTGTGCTTGTTGGAATGGGAAGGGATGCAAGCTGCGATGTTAGCGCCGCGTTTGGCAGGGGCCAATGAAAATGCAGGGGCGCAAAGCGCCCCGCAAGGATCAGGCAGGTTGCGCCACCGCCCTGGCACGCCGCTGGGTCAGCGAAACCAGCAGGATGAACAGGGTCACCCCGGCCGTCATCAGCGTCTCGTAACGGTAGGCATCACTGAACAGCATGTAGCCCAGCACCATCACGATGGTGCCGATCACCAGCCAGGTCAGCCAGGGGAACAGCCACATCTTCAGCTCCAGCGGCCGCCCCTCTCGATCGGCGCGGGCCCGCATGCGCAACTGCGAGACGGCAATCACCAGGTACACCAGCAAGGCAATCGCGCCAGTGGTCGACAACAGGAAGCCGAACACTTTGCCGGGGAATACGTAGTTGACGAAGCAGCCGGCAAAGCCTGCCAGGGTCGAGAGGATAACCGCCACCGTCGGCACGCCGGCACCGGAGATACGCTTTGTCATGCTCAGTGCCTGGCCACGGGCGCCGAGGG from Pseudomonas putida includes the following:
- a CDS encoding three-Cys-motif partner protein TcmP, giving the protein MAGKLYEWLSGAVLDDHSRRKHKILREYFFQYLTVRCQLPQQSRFKLAVIDGFSGGGRYQCGAAGSPVIFIEELKRALRHININRGSQGLGLVTIECFLILNDADKNVTAFLQENLAPIIAEAKDTESRLILNTVFFSEPFEQLYPKVKELLSKYRCRNVLFNLDQCGHSHVDRKTILDITRSNPSAEIFYTFAIEALVSYLKKSDPTMLISQLAPIGLREDDIRNLENHLTKKSWLGAAERLVFQAFKECAPYVSPFSINNPSGWRYWLIHFANSYKARQVYNNILHDNSSSQAHFGRSGLNMLSYDPAEDGSLYLFGESDRENARNELQEDIPRIISESGDAVSVSDFYASIYNETPAHTDDVHAAIIQSPEIEVITPGGGTRRKPNTITVNDTLKFKSQRTFFHML
- a CDS encoding glutathione S-transferase N-terminal domain-containing protein, translating into MTDLSAFPVTRKWPAQHPERLQLYSLPTPNGVKVSIMLEEIGLAYEPHKVSFETDDQLSPEFISLSANNKIPAILDPDGPGGQPLPLFESGAILQYLAEKSGQLLSHDPATRYQTLQWLMFQMGGIGPMFGQVGFFHFFAGKEYEDKRPRDRYVNESKRLLGVLDRHLQGRQWMVDEYSIADIAIFPWVRNLVERYNAGELVGFDEFNNVQRVLASFLERPAVQRGLKIPG
- a CDS encoding GNAT family N-acetyltransferase, which codes for MPIELIPATDAHRTFARDLTRRAMLAYYREFDLLWIEEAFDQAWDWREQWLVVDGDRVLGFCSLSKDRQALFIRELHLLPEHRGQGVGSWVLQALVAKAAQQRLPLLRLMVFKSNPARRLYRRQGFVEMGEDECFVRMQKVIG
- a CDS encoding DUF5131 family protein; translated protein: MAETQIEWTDSTWNPVAGCSIISDGCKNCYAMEMAKRLEAMRVEKYAGLTRKSGKRTVWNGVIREDEKSLAIPYSWKKPRKIFVNSMSDLFHDDVSDEFILKVWNVMRETPRHSYQILTKRPERMKNILQSKIKDILPNVWIGTSVENADVLDRIDSLRDIPASIRFISFEPLINSVAGVNLKNIDWAIVGGESGRSARPIKEEWIDEIYEQCLISETAFFFKQWGAWGKDNKKRSKKDNGREYRGRTWDEMPITILGELGQASI
- a CDS encoding tyrosine-type recombinase/integrase encodes the protein MALTEMAIRHARVTAKEYTLADSDGLFLNVTAQGSKIWHFRYYWEGRQKRMSFGSYPQVGLRDARERRDEARALIAQGFNPCEQRKQQRVALRLANDQTFDAVFEQWIAFRRLSLKEGRQSTLSQILRIFAKDIQPYIGEQSIHEINRHVLMDLLSRIECRKAFTTAEKCRTWLNQLFRYALVRIAGLEHNPAADLDVVAVPKPPVEHNPFLRMEELPHFLGKLRAFRGSQQTQLGIRLLLLTGVRTGELRLATPDQFDLERRLWIIPPEVVKQLQLKMRNTRRQTAKVPPYIVPLSIQAAEVVRLLLDQVVPAQRHLLTHRSDLSKRISENTLNSALRRMGFADRLTGHGVRATISTALNEIGYPKIWIDAQLSHADPDKVSSAYNHAEYVEQRRTMMQDWANRLDLWVQGHTKAAASPLTIRLEGVSQLSFGLQSLLLPPVRSGMKPEMSSLDVEGSKALADRFGASEVSAVRLVSDIQRERAEMLEIYEAATNLPLLSFARLAGKSRDQINRDIKARRLLSLSLGNRGQRIPDWQLDPVKHKLVLAIFKSLPQLEAWEVYRLLSEPHDRLRGRIPLDVVQTENFETTLASLIRVRQIA
- the pgsA gene encoding CDP-diacylglycerol--glycerol-3-phosphate 3-phosphatidyltransferase; protein product: MNIPNLLTVLRVLLIPIFILLFYMPYHWSYMAASTVFAIAAATDWLDGYLARRLQQSTPFGAFLDPVADKLMVAVALVLLVQVHANFWLTLPAAVIIGREIVVSALREWMAELGARAHVAVSNLGKWKTAAQMLALVILLANPPLVTFWVILGYGLLLVAAALTLWSMAHYLLAAWPHLREGSEQK
- a CDS encoding PaaI family thioesterase, whose product is MNEQALSLQALAAPDGICYGCGVAHPSGLHVQSHWDADGIHLLCRHTPDTTFTGWPGLVYGGLLAMLVDCHSNWTAMAYHYRAEGRTPGSLPRIDCVTGSLGLNYLKPTPMGVELLLKARVEGEVGRKTRVICEVWAGDVLTVCADSVFVRVDTDKLKLKAHAQVS
- a CDS encoding AAA family ATPase; the encoded protein is MTKAVPLPAVKQQLDKALVKICHHHTIYVIWSFAEVDPCGSGTILNFHGAPDTGKTLTAEAFSGSIGNRLISARIADLESKFVGAPQRTSPSYSSRYVPKTPCCS
- the uvrY gene encoding UvrY/SirA/GacA family response regulator transcription factor is translated as MIRVLVVDDHDLVRTGITRMLADIDGLQVVGEADSGESALKLVRELKPDVVLMDVKMPGIGGLEATRKLLRSHPDTKVVAVTVCEEDPFPTRLMQAGAAGYLTKGAGLDEMVQAIRLAFAGQRYISPQIAQQLALKSFQPQGSPFDALSEREIQIALMIVGCQKVQLISDKLCLSPKTVNTYRYRIFEKLSVTSDVELTLLAVRHGMVDASL
- a CDS encoding helix-turn-helix domain-containing protein — translated: MNGLGPRLREERERLGMTQRVFGDIGGVEPNAQGKYESGERTPRVDYLAALAARGVDALYVLSGVRTPAPLESLTADETGLVAAFRRLAADDKAAFAHLLERLMGDGGRSDAMRPQWRERRTFPKEVLR
- the uvrC gene encoding excinuclease ABC subunit UvrC, coding for MSQVFDASAFLATCSARPGVYRMFDSETRLLYVGKAKNLKKRLASYFRKTGLAPKTAALVGRIAQVETTITANETEALLLEQNLIKQWRPPYNILLRDDKSYPYVFLSDGQFPRLGIHRGAKKAKGRYFGPYPSAGAIRESLSLLQKAFSVRQCEDSYYANRTRPCLQYQIKRCKGPCVGLVDAEEYAEDVRHSVMFLEGRSQQLGNELNAEMEKAAMALNFEKAAELRDQIALLRRVQDQQYMEGGSGDVDVVAAFVNPGGACVHLISVRGGRVLGSKNFFPQVGIEEEVAEVMAAFLSQYYLGNAERELPGELIVNVVHEDFAAISEALQTLRGRELTISHRVRGTRARWQQLAVTNAEQALNARLANRQHMAARFEALAEVLGLDEVPQRLECYDISHSSGEATVASCVVFGPEGPLKSDYRRFNIEGVTAGDDYAAMHQALTRRYGRIKDGEGKLPDVLLVDGGKGQLNMAREVMQELAFTDLTLLGVAKGVTRKAGFETLYLNDVAHEFTLKGDNPALHLIQQIRDEAHRFAITGHRARRGKARRVSSLEDVAGVGPKRRRDLLKHFGGLQELNRASIDEIAKAPGISKKLAESIYASLHSE